Genomic segment of Mucilaginibacter sabulilitoris:
AAGCACATCATCATAAAACCTGAACCGCACCGCAAGTTCAGCTTTGTAAAAGCAAGTTTAGAGAGTATGTACGGGCAGGTATTGTCGTCATGGGCAGCAAAAGATGGTACTATGCAGGTACATGTTAAAATACCACCCAACACGACCGCTGATGTGATCTTGCCGGAAACAGACGGCCAGGAAATAAAACAGGACGGCAAACCGGTTACCGGAACCGCCGAAGAAAACAACACCGCCATCAAGGTGGGCTCCGGCGAATACACGTTCAGTTATCATTGGGTACCTAAAAAGGAAGCAAAAAAAACAGATAAGCGTATGGCTTCAACTGATTAACGAGGAAGTTAATCTCCTTTGTGTTGTTAATACGAAATAGTCCAAAGTGCAGCAGAGCGGCGCATTCACTGCCTGTATATTAATTAGCAATAAATCAATATATTGTCGTGTTCGCACTTTCAAAAAACGAACACCTGACAAAGGCTTAACCTACCAGTTGTTCAAACAGCTTCGTTAGGGTTAATTCCGCATCGAGGCACAGGCCCGGGTGTACTTTGGAGGGCTGTACCACCGTACTGCGGGTAGCCGTAAGCCAGCGGAAACGGGAAGCCATGTCCAATCTGGCAATAGCACCCGCATGTTTATCGCCATTGCAGATGCGCTCAAACGAGCTGATGTTATCCTTCAGACAATCTATATCAAGTTCAGAGCAAAACGCAGCCATGCGAGCCACATCAAGCTTAAACCGGGCCTGTAAAAACGCTTGCTTAGGGCAGTACAGGATAACCCCTATGTTTATAAACTCCTCGCGCTCCACCCTCGGCACAACGCGGATCACGGCGTACTCAAATAAGTGCTGCTCTTGCATATTGTGCTTCTTTTACAAATATTTCAGACGCGGCTACGCGTGTGGTTAAAAAACGGGTGTAAACGTCGCGACGTTCTTCCGGCGTACCATTTTCCGAATCGTCAGTAAGCCAGTCATCCGGAATCAGGTCGACAATAGCGCGTATACGCTCATCGGTCAGTATGGAACAAAACTCGGCGTCAACCTCATCCAGCATAGTGGCCTGCGGCAATAGTACATGGTCCTTAACCTGTACAAACGGGCGTATGGCCTGCTCATCCCAATTATACCAGGAATGGTGAAAATACAGGGCTGCGCCGTGGTCAATAAGCCATAGTTCTTTGTGCCACATCAGCATGTTGGTATTGCGAGGAGTACGGTCAACATTGGTAAGCAGACAATCAAGCCACACTATCTGCGAGGCAAGTTTGGCATCAAGCGTATTCACCACCGCATCATAAGTTATAGCGCCTGAAAGATAGTGCAGCGCAAGGTTAAGTCCAACGCTAAACTTAAGCAGGTCTTGTATCTCCTCATCCGCCTCCGAACGGCCGAAAGCCGGGTCAAGATTGGCAAAAACCAGTTCGGGTACTTTTAAACCCAGCAGGCGGGCAATTTCACCGCCAATAAGTTCTGCAATAAGTGCTTTTACGCCCTGCCCGGCGCCCCTAAACTTAAGTACATATAAAAACTCATCATCACCCTCGGCAATAGCCGGCATAGAACCACCCTCGCGCAAAGGGGTTACATAGCGTATCACATTAATTGTTCTGAGTTGTGGTTCAGCGTAATTCATAATGGATATTAAAAGTTTAAACACCATCTCTGTTAACCGGGTAAGCCCGCAAGATAGGCGCCCTGAAAATTAGATCAAATTTCTGAGAAATTAGCAAGATTAATCCTAATCGTTATATTTCTGCCTTAATGGTAGTTTTACCCTGGCATATTTGCACAAACAAAAACAAGGAATTAATTTACGATATTGCAATCACTATAATCTTATTAACAGATTAATAGGTTCCCCTTATGCCATTGAAACCGAAAACACGGAAGCTTTTCTTATTGAGTATAATGGCTTGTGTTTTTTGGTTTACGGGATATGGGCAAACACTGCCGCTGGTTAACTATACCATACAAAATGGCCTACCCGAAGCTACTGTTTACGCTGCTTATACGGATGTTTCAGGGTATTTATGGGTTGGCACACAAGGCGGTGCTGCGGCGTTTGACGGCCGTCAGTTCAGGGTGTTTGATTCGCAACTGGGCCTGCCCGATAATCATGTTACAGCTATAACCGGAGATGGCAGCCGTGTATATTTTGGCCACCGCTCCGGGGCAATATCGTTTTATAGTAACAATAGCGTAAACCAATTCACGCATAAGGATTTTGTGAATAAGTCGGCCATTAATGCTATGTTATGGCAAAACCAATCCCTATATCTTGCCACTCAGGGCAACGGGCTTTTTTGCATTACCTTTTCAAATAAAGGGAATAGCGTTAAACATTTCACAACAAAACAGCACCTTGTTTCAGATACCATTAATAAGCTAATAGTCAAAACTACCGGCGAAATATGGATGGCTACTACAAAAGGCCTGTCTGTATTTAATACTTTTACTGAGCAGGTAACTGCGGCTCTGCCGGCGACGGTAAATCAAAATATCCTATCGGTTTATCAACAGCCAAACGGTGTGCTATGGTGCGGTACAGCTTCAGGGGCTTTGTATTTTGATCCGGACAAACCCAATGTTCCCGTTAAAAAAATAACGCTTTCGCAGGGTCTTGTTGATGATTATATCAACATGATCCGGGGCGACAAAAAGGGTAATATTTGGCTGGCTACCAATAACGGGGTAGCTAAAATTACCAACGATATAATTAAATGTTTTACCAGGGCCAACGGTCTGCTTAGCGAGCAAGTTTATGATATAGCCGAAGACAGGGAGCACAATATTTGGTTGGCGCAGGACGATGGCATATCCAGCTATAAGGAATCGCCTTTTGAACTTTATACCACACACGATGGCCTGGTATATAATGAAGTGTACTCGATTATTGAAGATGATAAGCACAATTACTGGGTGGGTACCTCGCAGGGGATAACCGTATTTAATCCTCAAACTACCCCGGCTAAACATATCATGACCTTTACCCAAAAGAATGGCTTGCCCGATGATTTTGTTTATAAGGTTTTTATGGACAGTCGCAAAAATATATGGATTGCCTGCACAAATAAGGGCGCGGTATGCTACCTGCCGGATAAAAAAAGATTTCTTGTGTTTGACAGGTCAAACGGTTTGGCAGGCAAGGAGGTAGTGAGTATTAATGAGGATAAAAGGGGCCGGATATGGCTGGCTACGCTTGATAGCGGCATAGCGGTTTATAATTATGATAAAAAACAAATGCAGAGTTATAAGAGCGGCCACGGTTTTGTAAGCAATTCGGTGTGGACTGTATATCGTGACCCGAAAGGAGAGATGTGGCTTGGCAGCAGGGATAAGGGCCTGATACATTTTGATACCCAGACAGATAAATTCACGATAGTACCAGGACAGGAAAAACTCACGAATCGTGATTTTGGTTCGATAAGCAGTGATAGTAAAGGTAATATATGGATAGCCAGCATTGGTGGCGGGATTTTTAAATATGATGGAAAAAGCTTTAAACAATATGGTATCAGGCAGGGTATAAGATCAAATAACCCATATTTTATATTTTGCGACCGGGCCGACCGCATATGGTTGGGGACTAATCAGGGTATAGACCTGTTTGATCCGGGCACCTTAACCACACGTAATTTTGGACGGAACGATGGTTTTATGGGTATTGAAACAAATCAGAACGCCATATACCAATCACGTAATAATGATTTGTGGATAGGTACGGTAAATGGGCTGATGCGTTACCGGTTTACAAATGCTGAAGAAAACATTATAGCGCCGATAGTATATATCACCAAAAAACACCTGCTTTTTGATGATCAGGATCTTCACCGGGATAGGCTTACCTATAAGGAAAATCATATAACGTTTGACTATCTGGGCATAAGCCTCAGTAATGCCGATAAAATACGCTATAGTTACCTCCTTGACGGGTTTGACGCTAAATGGTCGCCCTTGTCAACCGAATCGCGGGTTAGTTATGCAAACTTACCGCCAGGTAAATACGCCTTTATGGTTAAGGCAGGATATAAAGGGGGCAACTGGAGCGCACCGGTAAGCTATAGTTTTGTAATATCACCTCCTTTTTTTAAAACATGGTGGTTTATTGTGCTGGTTTGTGTGGCTGTTTATGGTATTGCATCTACATTATACCGTTACCGGGTAAACCAGTTATTAACGCTGGAGAAGATGCGCAACAAAATAGCAAGTGATCTGCACGATGATATTGGATCGGCGTTAAGCAGCATCTCTATTTTTAGCGAAGTAGCCGATCAGCAATTAAAACAAGAGTCGCCGCATGAACGTACAAGAGAGGTTATAGGCCATATATCATATCACTCCCGGGCCATGCTGGAAGCAATGGACGATATTGTTTGGGCAGTAAATCCTAAAAATGATCATTTTAATGATCTCGCAGTACGCATGCGCGAGTTTGCAATCCCTTTACTGGAAGCACGCAATATAACTTTTGATATCAATATCAATCCCGATATTCAGAATACCCGCATCCAGATGGAAGCCCGTAAAAATATATTCCTGGTTTTTAAAGAATGTATCAATAACATTATTAAGCATTCGCATTGTACGCACATGTGGGTATCTGTAAATAAGCTGAATAACCAGCTGGAGTTTGTGGTTATTGATAATGGCAGGGGCTTTGACCAAAACCAGAAAAATAATCGTAATGGTTTGGGTAATATGCAAAAGCGCGCAGCTGAAATGAAGGGGGTGTTACAAATTAACAGCCGGCCCGGCAATGGTACCATGATCAAGCTACTGGTTAATATTTAGTAGAATAATTGAAGCTATCAGTATTCTTAATGTTAATAAAAACTCCTCGGTTAATATATTTTAATTGTTATGATAACATAAATTTTACATTGTATAATTTTATCTGCATGTAAAAAAAGAGAACTTGGCTATAAAATTTCTCAAGAAAAATATCATCTGTAATTATGGAGTCCAGACGGGAGTTTATTAAAAAGTCATTATTATTATCGGGAGCTGCGGGGCTTTACACCATGCTCCCTGCATCGGTACAGCGCGCCTTCGCCATTGACCCAAAGGCAGGCAGCACCTTTTTAGATGCGGAGCATATTGTAATCCTGATGCAGGAAAACAGGTCATTTGACCATTGTTTTGGCACATTGCAAGGCGTGAGGGGCTTTAATGATCCGCGGGCGATAAACCTGCCAGATAAAAAACCAGTATGGATGCAAACCAATGCGGTAGGCGAAACTTATGCGCCATTCCGTTTAAATATTAAAGATTCAAAAGTTACCTGGATAGGTTCATTGCCACATTCGAGGGCGAGCCAGGTTGATGCATATAATAACGGTAAGTATGACCAGTGGCTGCAGGCAAAACCATCGGGCAATAAAAAGTACGCCGGTATGCCGCTTACTCTTGGTCACTATACCCGCGAAGATCTGCCCTTTCATTACGCCATGGCCGATGCCTTTACCGTTTGCGATCAAAGCTTTTGTTCGGCCATGACCAGTACAACGCCTAACAGGGCTTTTTTCTGGACAGGAAAAACCAGTTATGAGCTTGATGGCCTTACAAAAGTAAATATCCGCAATGACGACTTTGATCATGCAAAATTACCCTGGAAAACATTTCCGGAATTATTGGAAGACAATGACATTTTCTGGAAGTTTTACCAGAATGAACTGGATTGTGCCGGCGGGTTTAAAGGTGAAGAAAGATCATGGCTCTCCAATTTTGGCTGTAATAACTTAGAGTTCTATGCGGCATACAATGTTAAATTTACGCCCCGGTACATAGAAAGTCTGCATCATCAGCTAAATACACTTCCGGCTCAGATCAGCAGCCTGAAAGAATCAGCTTCATCAGGCGACGAAAAAGTGCAAGCGAGCATAAAAGCTAAGCAAGCTGTATTGGATAAGGCAAACTATGAACTGAAAAAGTACAGTAAGGAAGCATTTGATAAATTATCTCCAAGAGAAAAAAGTTTATACAATCGGGCTTTTGTAATTAATTCTGGCGATGCTGATTACCGGAGTGTTACTACGCTTAGTTATGACGATGGGGGGACAAAACGCGATGTAACAGTACCTAAAGGCGATGTACTGCACCAGTTTAGAGAAGATGTTAATACAGGCAAATTACCTGCGGTTTCATGGCTTGCGGGCCCTCAGAATTTTTCAGACCACCCAAGCGCCCCCTGGTATGGTGCATGGTACGTTTCTGAAATTTTGGATATATTGACCAAAAATCCCGAAGTATGGAAAAAAACTATTTTCATCAGCACCTATGATGAAAATGACGGCTATTTTGACCATGTTCGACCATTTTCCATCCCTGATGAAGAAATACCGGGAACCGGCAAAGTATCAAAAGGTATAACTACCGAAGTGGAACATGTAAGGTTGGCAAATGAACTTAAACAGGGAGTTCCTAAAAAGGCGGCACGTGAGGCGCCTATAGGACTTGGTTTCAGGGTGCCAACAGTTATTGCATCGCCATGGAGCAGAGGAGGGAAGGTTTGTTCTGAACTGTTTGACCACACCTCAACTATACAATTCCTCGAAACCTTCTTCAATCAAAAATTAAAGAAAAATATAAAGAACGAAAATATCAGCCAATGGCGACGGACGATATGTGGTGACCTTACCTCGGTATTTAGCCCTTTCGATGACAATAAACCAGACAAGATCGACTTCCTGAACCGCGATAATTTTGTGGAGACAATTTATAATGCGAAATTTAAAGAAGACCCTGCGGGTTTCAAACAGATATCAGATGCTGACGTAGCCAATTTTGCTAAAAACCCACTTGCAGGCGATATTGTTCCATTGCAGGAAAAGGGTATCCGCCCATCGTGCGCTTTACCTTATGAACTTTATTCACATGGGGCTTTAAGCGCCGATAAAAAGAGCTTTGAACTAAAACTTGAGGCAGGTAGTAAAGTTTTTGGCAGCCGCTCTGCAGGTTCACCTTTTACCGTTAGCGCGCCAGGTAAGTTTCATGATACAGCGGAGGAGAATAGTGCAGCCGACGTGTGTCGTAACTGGTCATTTGCAGTAGCTGTTGGCGATACGCTGACCTATAACTGGCCGGTTAAAGCTTTTGAAGGCGACAAATATCATTTGAAGGTGAATGGGCCAAATGGCTTTTACCGCGAATTTGCCGGTACCGCTAATGACCCGCTGTTGAACATCCATGCGGAGTACGAACGCGGGCAGGATGGGAAATTAACGGGAAATGTAGCGTTAAAAATTGCTAATTCCAGTCCGTCAAAAAGCTACGCTGTGACCATTAAAGATACGGGATATCATAAAAATGATGTTAAAAAGCAAATAAGTGCAGGCGGAACACAAATTATATCTCTTGATCTGAAACAGCATCATGGGTGGTATGATTTCAGCGTGAGCGTAGATGGTGCAGATCATTTTGAGCAGCGATATGCGGGCCGGGTTGAAACCGGAGCAGAAAGCTTTACAGACCCGCTTATGGGTGGAATTGTATAAATCCAATAACTGCAACGGTAAAACGGGGATGGCGCTCAAACGCTATCCCCGTTTTTACTTTAAGCTATTGATTGAAAAGTGTTTATTCTGGTCTCGCAAGCTTCAATTAAAACTTTTATATAAAAATATTGTAATCTATCTGTGTATTTAACCTTATGCAGATAGTATGACCCCAAACCAAAAACATCCAACCGAAAGCGAAACGCAAAAAGAACTCACATACATACAAAAGGTATGGCATACGGTTGCCATAGTAGCTTTATTGGTAGTAGTTATCCTGATAGCGCGCGTTGCCTTTAATGTGTTGTTGATGGTATTGGCTGGCATCCTGATATCCGTTTACTTTCATGGTTTTGGCGATTTGATACAGCGCCGGACAAAATGGCCACGGCGGACTTGTATGCTTATTTCTGTTGGTGGGTCCTTTGTAATACTGGGGGTTTTGTTTTGGTTTATGGGTACAAAAATATCAAACCAGATAGCTATATTGAGCGATACGCTCCCTCATACAATCAGCACCGCCAAACTCAAAATGTCCGAAACGCCTTTAGGCAAAAAAGCGCTTGAATATTTATCAGATGATAATTCTGACGAGTTATTTGCCACCGCCAGGAAGTTTTTTAGTACCAGTTTTGGCGTTCTGGGCGATTTGTATATTATCATGTTCCTGGCTATTTTTTTTACCACAAGCCCCAATTTATATAAAGACGGCATTATAAAATTGATTCCCGGCGATAAAAGGGAACTGGCCCATTGCGTTATTGACCGTATAAGTGTTACGCTCAAAGGATGGTTAAAAAGCATGATGCTCTCCATGGTGCTGGTATTTATTTTACTTACCGTTGGCTTAAGCATTATGAGCATACCTGTGGCGCTCGTACTGGCCTTATTTACGGGTTTGCTGAAACTCATTCCCAACTTTGGTTCGGCAGCTGCAATGGTGCCTGGTGTACTGCTGGCACTTACTATAAGCACAAATACGGCTATAATAGTGGCCCTTATTTATATTGTAACCCAAACCATTGTAAGCTATATCGTAACGCCGCTTATACAAAAGAAAATGATCGATCTGCCACCTGCCCTCACCATATTGGCACAGGTATTAATGGGTACCTTATCGGGTGTTTTGGGCGTTGTGTTGGCCGTACCACTATTGGCTATTATCATGATATTAGTTGATGAATTGTATGTGAAAAAGATTGATAAGGTAGTTTGAGAATGTGTAAAATTCTTTAATATCTTAGGGTAGCAGAAATAGTTTATCAATCAAATGGATCAAATAAAAGTTGGCGTAGGAGTTATCATATGGAACGATAACAAGGTATTGTTAGGCAAACGACTTGGGGCACACGGCCACGCCGAATGGTCATTCCCCGGCGGCCATGTAGAGTTTGGCGAAACACCTGAATACGCTGCCATACGCGAAGTTGAAGAAGAAACCGCCTTACTTGTGGGGAAATTAAATAAGTTTCATTTTACAAGTGATGTGTTTGATAGTGGCAGGCATTATATCACCTTGTTTTTTGTAGCCGAATCCTGGAGCGGAGAGGTAATAAATATGGAACCTGAAAAATGCGCAGAATGGAACTGGTTTACCCCTGAAAACTTACCCCAGCCATTGTTTAAACCTATTATAACTCTGTTAAAAGAGGTCAGGTTAGCAAAACGTTAAAATCTGTTTAACATACGTCAGTAAAGTGTAATGAATAAAACTTAATAGGCATATCGGGAAAATCCGATGTATATTTGCTTTATGAATCACCTGGAAATTTTTAAAGCGCTTTCTAATCCCACTCGTTTACAAATACTCAGCTGGCTTAAAACCCCCGAGAAGTATTTCCCTGATCAACTGGAGCCATTCTCCACAGGCATTTGTGTTGGCCAGATTCAAAGAAAGAGCGGTATGACACAATCTACCATTTCCGAAAATCTGTCGGTCATGCAGCGTGCAGGCTTAGTTACATCTATCCGTAAAGGTCAGTGGACATACTATAAACGTAACGAAGAAATATTTACAAAACTGAGTTTATCAGTAGCGTCTGAAATTTAATATAACACAACATGAGCGACACAATACAACAGCAGTCCGTAGCTGAGTTTTCACCGATAGAAAAGGTTCTTCATTTCTGGAACAACGTTTGGAGCCATCCTTATAATTTAAACCTGATTGATGAGTTGATGGTTGAGGATTTTATGATCACAACCGGAGGGGTAGAGATCAAAGGTCGTGAGCAGTTTAAGCAATGGGTAGCCGCGTTTCAGAGTACAGTACATGAAGGTAATTTAGAGAACCTGGACATTTTTGAAAGTAAGGATGGATCTAAGGTAGTATCAAGGTGGAGATTTACCGGCTTTCATAATGGAATGTTCGGATTAGAACCCAACCGTCAGCCTATAAACCTTACCGGGACTTCTATATGGGAAATTCGCGATGGTAAACTGGCGCATAACCGGGTGGAAAGAAGCGCCTGGGAAGTATATCAGGAACTGATAAAAGAAAATTTAAATAGATAATAATATCGGAATTTTACGATATATCGATATGGTGAAATGCAAATAAATTATATAAACATGAAATACAGAATATTAGGAAATACAAATGAAAAGCTGTCTGCAATAGGCTTGGGCTGTATGAGCATGAGTTCTGCTTATGGTACACCAGATGATAAAGAATCAATAGCTGCTTTAGAACTTGCTATTGATCTGGGAATCAATTTTTGGGATACTGCCGATGTGTATGGTAACGGAGTAAACGAGGAACTTTTGGCTCCGCTTTTAAAATCACAGCGTGATAAAATATTCATAGCTACTAAATTCGGCTTTAAATCAAACCCTGGAGAAAAGGGGATACAATTTGATGCGTCGCCGGCTTACATTAAAATAGCGGTTGAAAAAAGTTTAAAAAGATTAGGCGTAGATGAGATCGATCTCTATTACGCGCACCGTATTGACCCCAATGTACCGGTTGAAGAAACCGTTGGCGCTATGGCCGAACTGGTAAAAGAAGGTAAGGTGCGTTATCTTGGCCTTTCCGAGGCTTCGACTACATCAATAAAAAAAGCACACGCCGTGCACCCCATAAGCGCCCTGCAAAGTGAATACTCTGTACTTACCCGCGATGTGGAACAAAATGTTTTGCCGCTTACCAAAGAATTGGGCATTTCTTTTGTCCCGTTTAGTCCGCTGGCAAGAGGACTAATGACCAACACACTGGATGTAAGTACGCTTGCAGACGGTGATTTCCGGAAGGCGCTACCCCGTTACCAACAGGAATACCAGGACAATAATATCAGACTGGCACAAGGTTTCGCGGAAATTGCTGCGGGTAAAAATAGTACAGCGGCCCAGTTGGCATTAGCCTGGGTTTTGGCACAGGGTGATCATATTATCCCGATTCCCGGCACCAAGAAAAGAAAATACCTTGAACAAAATGCCGCTGCCGTTGATTTGGAACTAAATACATCAGATATGGCAGCAATTGAGGCCCTGCTGGCGAAATACCCTAATACCGGCCCCCGATATAATGATGATCTGAATAAGCTGGTAGATAAAGATTAAATGATAAAGAATTTTCCAATAATTAAGGCCACCCTTTCAAGGGTGGCCTTAATTATTGGTCATCTCAAATTCTGTGATTGAAGAGGCCTGAATACCTGAAATTACTACCTTTACCTAATGACATTTGCTTTTAAAGATCTGCCGGAAATTGATTTAACTAAATTAAACGCTATTGCCAAACAGGCTGGTGCTGAAATATTGACCGTCTATAACTTGTCATCCGAAAACATGAAGGTGACCCAGAAGGAAGATCAGTCGCCGCTTACGGTTGCAGATAGTTTGTCGCATGATGTTATTTTTAAAAGCCTGAGTGCCTTAACACCGCATATCCCCATCATTTCTGAAGAAGGGAAGGATATTCCTTACGGTACCCGTAAAAACTGGGAGTATTTCTGGTGCGTTGACCCATTGGATGGTACCAAAGAATTTATTAAGCACAATGGCGAGTTTACCGTCAACATCGCACTTATTTATAAAAATACGCCTGTCCTGGGTATCATATACGTCCCCGTTACCGGCGAATTATACTATGGAGGGATAAACATCGGAAGCTGGAAAGAAACTCCCGATGGCGTAATAAAACAATTACATGCCGAGGTAAATAGCGTTAACTGGACAGCCGTAGGCAGCCGGTCGCATGCCTCGCCAGAAGAAACAGCGATACTAAGCCAATACCCGGTAACGGAAACCATAACTGCCGGCAGCTCGCTCAAATTTTGTTTGATAGCCGAAGGTAAAGCCCACATTTATTATCGACATGGCCCAACCATGGAGTGGGATACCGCAGCAGGGCAAGCTATAGCAGTTTTTAGTGGCGCAACCATGACCACGCCTGATGGTGAATCTTTTATGTATAATAAAGTTTCCCTGCTCAACGGGGGCTTTTTGTGCAAGGTGAAATAATTTCACACATGCTATCGCCATTTAAGATTAACTGGTTTTTAAGTATTTGAGATTTTAACAAACGTTTGCGTAGTATTATTTATTAAGCAGGCGTGAGTTAATTGTTAATTTCAAGAAAACTTTTAACCAGACGACTATAAATGGATGGGGCAGCACCAGTTAGTATAACTTCATGTCAAACAACACAGGTAAACCTCAGATACCTGTTTTTTACCTTCCTTAAAATAGGGTGCGTAAGTTTTGGTGGTTATATGGCCCTGGTTGTACTGGTACAAAAAATCATGGTTGACAAGGATGAGGTTCTTGATAACGACGTAATATTAGATAGTGTTACCGTTGCAAGCCTGTTGCCTGGTCCTCTGGCCGTAAACATTGTGGCCTACATTGGTTATCACCTTAAAGGCAAAGCAGGCGCTTTAATTAGTATGCTGGGTGTTTTGTTGCCGGCCTGCACGCTCATGCTTTTATTATCATGGCTGTATTTTTCATATTCTTATAGAATAGAATGGGCGCTTATTATGCAGTATGTTGCGGCAACAGTGAGCGCCATCATACTCTCTGCAGGGCTGCAATTATTCAAAAAGGAAATCTCAAAAAACTATGTAAAGGCATTGTTGTGCGTATGTACCATAGTAATTGTTTCGTTGATAAATAGTTACCTCGTTACCATTTTGCTCATTCTGGTTGGAGCAATAGCCGGACTTTTTATAGGCGACGGTAAGCAAAAGGGCGTATCAAAGTTTAATATTTTTAAATCAAAGCTCAGATTTAACGTCAATACAACATCGGTATTAATTAGCCTGCTGTTAATTAACGAAGGCTTGTTTATAAGCGGGATATTTAAAAACCTGAATAATGTATTGTTAAAAATAGGTGTAGTTTTCTCCGGTATCAGTATTTCGTTATTTGGAGGTGGTTATGTGATGATACCC
This window contains:
- a CDS encoding DUF3037 domain-containing protein: MQEQHLFEYAVIRVVPRVEREEFINIGVILYCPKQAFLQARFKLDVARMAAFCSELDIDCLKDNISSFERICNGDKHAGAIARLDMASRFRWLTATRSTVVQPSKVHPGLCLDAELTLTKLFEQLVG
- a CDS encoding HipA family kinase, with product MNYAEPQLRTINVIRYVTPLREGGSMPAIAEGDDEFLYVLKFRGAGQGVKALIAELIGGEIARLLGLKVPELVFANLDPAFGRSEADEEIQDLLKFSVGLNLALHYLSGAITYDAVVNTLDAKLASQIVWLDCLLTNVDRTPRNTNMLMWHKELWLIDHGAALYFHHSWYNWDEQAIRPFVQVKDHVLLPQATMLDEVDAEFCSILTDERIRAIVDLIPDDWLTDDSENGTPEERRDVYTRFLTTRVAASEIFVKEAQYARAALI
- a CDS encoding ligand-binding sensor domain-containing protein, which codes for MPLKPKTRKLFLLSIMACVFWFTGYGQTLPLVNYTIQNGLPEATVYAAYTDVSGYLWVGTQGGAAAFDGRQFRVFDSQLGLPDNHVTAITGDGSRVYFGHRSGAISFYSNNSVNQFTHKDFVNKSAINAMLWQNQSLYLATQGNGLFCITFSNKGNSVKHFTTKQHLVSDTINKLIVKTTGEIWMATTKGLSVFNTFTEQVTAALPATVNQNILSVYQQPNGVLWCGTASGALYFDPDKPNVPVKKITLSQGLVDDYINMIRGDKKGNIWLATNNGVAKITNDIIKCFTRANGLLSEQVYDIAEDREHNIWLAQDDGISSYKESPFELYTTHDGLVYNEVYSIIEDDKHNYWVGTSQGITVFNPQTTPAKHIMTFTQKNGLPDDFVYKVFMDSRKNIWIACTNKGAVCYLPDKKRFLVFDRSNGLAGKEVVSINEDKRGRIWLATLDSGIAVYNYDKKQMQSYKSGHGFVSNSVWTVYRDPKGEMWLGSRDKGLIHFDTQTDKFTIVPGQEKLTNRDFGSISSDSKGNIWIASIGGGIFKYDGKSFKQYGIRQGIRSNNPYFIFCDRADRIWLGTNQGIDLFDPGTLTTRNFGRNDGFMGIETNQNAIYQSRNNDLWIGTVNGLMRYRFTNAEENIIAPIVYITKKHLLFDDQDLHRDRLTYKENHITFDYLGISLSNADKIRYSYLLDGFDAKWSPLSTESRVSYANLPPGKYAFMVKAGYKGGNWSAPVSYSFVISPPFFKTWWFIVLVCVAVYGIASTLYRYRVNQLLTLEKMRNKIASDLHDDIGSALSSISIFSEVADQQLKQESPHERTREVIGHISYHSRAMLEAMDDIVWAVNPKNDHFNDLAVRMREFAIPLLEARNITFDININPDIQNTRIQMEARKNIFLVFKECINNIIKHSHCTHMWVSVNKLNNQLEFVVIDNGRGFDQNQKNNRNGLGNMQKRAAEMKGVLQINSRPGNGTMIKLLVNI
- a CDS encoding phosphocholine-specific phospholipase C; translation: MESRREFIKKSLLLSGAAGLYTMLPASVQRAFAIDPKAGSTFLDAEHIVILMQENRSFDHCFGTLQGVRGFNDPRAINLPDKKPVWMQTNAVGETYAPFRLNIKDSKVTWIGSLPHSRASQVDAYNNGKYDQWLQAKPSGNKKYAGMPLTLGHYTREDLPFHYAMADAFTVCDQSFCSAMTSTTPNRAFFWTGKTSYELDGLTKVNIRNDDFDHAKLPWKTFPELLEDNDIFWKFYQNELDCAGGFKGEERSWLSNFGCNNLEFYAAYNVKFTPRYIESLHHQLNTLPAQISSLKESASSGDEKVQASIKAKQAVLDKANYELKKYSKEAFDKLSPREKSLYNRAFVINSGDADYRSVTTLSYDDGGTKRDVTVPKGDVLHQFREDVNTGKLPAVSWLAGPQNFSDHPSAPWYGAWYVSEILDILTKNPEVWKKTIFISTYDENDGYFDHVRPFSIPDEEIPGTGKVSKGITTEVEHVRLANELKQGVPKKAAREAPIGLGFRVPTVIASPWSRGGKVCSELFDHTSTIQFLETFFNQKLKKNIKNENISQWRRTICGDLTSVFSPFDDNKPDKIDFLNRDNFVETIYNAKFKEDPAGFKQISDADVANFAKNPLAGDIVPLQEKGIRPSCALPYELYSHGALSADKKSFELKLEAGSKVFGSRSAGSPFTVSAPGKFHDTAEENSAADVCRNWSFAVAVGDTLTYNWPVKAFEGDKYHLKVNGPNGFYREFAGTANDPLLNIHAEYERGQDGKLTGNVALKIANSSPSKSYAVTIKDTGYHKNDVKKQISAGGTQIISLDLKQHHGWYDFSVSVDGADHFEQRYAGRVETGAESFTDPLMGGIV
- a CDS encoding AI-2E family transporter, with translation MTPNQKHPTESETQKELTYIQKVWHTVAIVALLVVVILIARVAFNVLLMVLAGILISVYFHGFGDLIQRRTKWPRRTCMLISVGGSFVILGVLFWFMGTKISNQIAILSDTLPHTISTAKLKMSETPLGKKALEYLSDDNSDELFATARKFFSTSFGVLGDLYIIMFLAIFFTTSPNLYKDGIIKLIPGDKRELAHCVIDRISVTLKGWLKSMMLSMVLVFILLTVGLSIMSIPVALVLALFTGLLKLIPNFGSAAAMVPGVLLALTISTNTAIIVALIYIVTQTIVSYIVTPLIQKKMIDLPPALTILAQVLMGTLSGVLGVVLAVPLLAIIMILVDELYVKKIDKVV
- a CDS encoding nucleotide triphosphate diphosphatase NUDT15 translates to MDQIKVGVGVIIWNDNKVLLGKRLGAHGHAEWSFPGGHVEFGETPEYAAIREVEEETALLVGKLNKFHFTSDVFDSGRHYITLFFVAESWSGEVINMEPEKCAEWNWFTPENLPQPLFKPIITLLKEVRLAKR
- a CDS encoding ArsR/SmtB family transcription factor, which produces MNHLEIFKALSNPTRLQILSWLKTPEKYFPDQLEPFSTGICVGQIQRKSGMTQSTISENLSVMQRAGLVTSIRKGQWTYYKRNEEIFTKLSLSVASEI